The following proteins are encoded in a genomic region of Paenibacillus sp. FSL R7-0273:
- a CDS encoding VanW family protein, whose product MKKAHIVLTAAISLLLAASLLAGGLHLYGGQHTIPKGTRLTGWDIGGHEAAGVRSELAARLEALEAIPLVLKAGDNTELTVTLKQAGVAYEAGAFLQGLKSLTEGRMLDRAQARRSFARSWELGIHLDLEQLQSSLSPAWERESFGTPVDATRRITEDDRVVYTAETTSYEVDWYGLELALRAALPVQPAEREALQAKRITLEVPLTVKEPAITLKVLKDQGIERKITQFSTSLGLSGPGRTFNVEAAAKAVNGTILPPDAVFDYGKAIEKAQRESGLREAPVIVNGKLQPGTGGGICQVSSTLYNAALRAGLEIVERRNHSLPVSYLPKGQDATFAQGYINFRFRNNTGKYLIIKAAVQGRTLTVKLFGTFPKNVYYTVQSQTVEILQPAARYVSDSSLPRGGTRVIQSGKIGYVVETYIIRYIDGKAAEKKQLSRDTYPAQKQVIAINRGGMSKAVQPEPVKKPLVEDGVRSQE is encoded by the coding sequence ATGAAAAAAGCACATATCGTCCTCACCGCAGCCATCTCACTGCTGCTGGCCGCTTCACTGCTGGCCGGCGGGCTTCATTTATATGGAGGGCAGCATACCATCCCGAAGGGGACCCGGCTGACCGGCTGGGATATCGGCGGACATGAGGCTGCCGGGGTCCGCAGCGAGCTTGCCGCCCGGCTTGAAGCGCTTGAAGCTATCCCCCTGGTACTTAAGGCAGGCGACAACACCGAGCTGACCGTCACCCTGAAGCAGGCTGGTGTCGCTTATGAAGCCGGAGCTTTTCTTCAAGGGCTAAAGAGCTTAACGGAAGGGAGGATGCTGGACCGGGCACAGGCCCGCCGCAGCTTTGCCCGCAGCTGGGAGCTCGGTATCCATCTGGATTTGGAACAGCTGCAGTCAAGCCTTAGCCCTGCATGGGAAAGAGAATCCTTCGGTACACCGGTAGACGCTACCCGGCGTATTACCGAAGATGACCGGGTGGTTTACACGGCGGAGACCACCTCCTACGAGGTGGACTGGTACGGGCTTGAGCTCGCCCTGCGGGCAGCGCTGCCGGTTCAGCCCGCTGAGCGGGAGGCTTTGCAGGCAAAGCGCATTACCCTGGAGGTGCCCTTGACCGTTAAAGAGCCGGCTATAACATTAAAGGTGCTGAAGGATCAGGGCATCGAACGGAAAATCACCCAGTTCAGCACCTCCCTTGGCTTAAGCGGCCCCGGACGCACGTTCAACGTGGAGGCCGCAGCCAAAGCTGTGAACGGCACAATCCTGCCGCCAGACGCTGTTTTTGATTACGGCAAGGCGATTGAAAAAGCCCAGCGTGAATCCGGGCTGCGCGAAGCACCTGTTATTGTGAACGGCAAGCTGCAGCCCGGCACCGGCGGCGGCATCTGCCAGGTGTCCAGCACGCTCTACAATGCGGCGCTCAGAGCGGGTCTGGAAATTGTAGAGCGGCGTAACCATTCGCTGCCGGTCAGCTATCTGCCGAAGGGGCAGGATGCCACATTTGCCCAGGGCTACATCAACTTCCGTTTCCGCAACAACACCGGCAAATACCTGATTATCAAGGCTGCGGTTCAGGGCAGAACCCTGACGGTGAAGCTGTTCGGCACATTTCCCAAAAACGTCTACTATACCGTACAGTCCCAGACCGTTGAAATCCTGCAGCCCGCGGCCCGGTACGTCAGTGACTCCTCGCTGCCCCGCGGGGGCACACGGGTTATCCAGAGCGGCAAGATCGGTTATGTAGTAGAAACCTATATTATACGTTATATTGACGGTAAGGCAGCGGAAAAGAAACAGCTCTCCCGCGATACTTATCCGGCACAGAAGCAGGTAATCGCCATCAACCGGGGCGGCATGAGCAAGGCGGTCCAGCCCGAGCCTGTAAAGAAGCCGCTCGTGGAGGATGGTGTGCGCAGCCAGGAATGA
- a CDS encoding type II secretion system F family protein, protein MPQFEYQVRTSAGKQLKGKLTASDKGSAMEELRKRGLTVFSLVEQKSSILSMEIYIGNPVKTIDFIIYCRQFATLMRAGVSIVDATRILAEQTESKALSKALNDVNSSLLRGIALSQAIQDHKKIFPPLFISMIRAGEESGDLEGTLERLALYFEKRHVTSEKIKSALTYPVTVAIMAVAAVVYLLWAIVPQFVTMFESMDAELPAITKLVLALSKSIQGQWYFWLIAIILIVVGFQIAKRTEQGAYALDYAKLKIPVFGKLNQKGSIAQFTRTFASLYASSVPILQALSILEEVAGNKVIGGYIRSAADSLRQGKPLSEPLKKAWVFPPLVTQMIAIGEETGALDEMLSKVADFYEMDVENTVDRLKSLLEPLLIAFLAGVVGVIVAAIMLPMFSLYGNM, encoded by the coding sequence ATGCCGCAGTTTGAATACCAGGTTCGTACAAGTGCCGGGAAGCAGCTCAAAGGCAAGCTGACAGCCTCGGACAAAGGATCGGCGATGGAGGAGCTGCGCAAGCGGGGACTGACCGTATTTTCGTTGGTCGAACAGAAATCCTCTATTCTATCGATGGAAATCTATATTGGTAATCCGGTCAAAACGATTGATTTCATCATTTATTGCCGTCAGTTCGCTACCTTGATGCGTGCTGGTGTTTCGATAGTGGATGCTACACGAATTCTGGCAGAGCAGACCGAGAGTAAAGCGCTGAGCAAAGCGTTAAATGATGTGAACTCCAGCCTGCTGCGCGGTATCGCCTTATCACAGGCGATTCAGGATCACAAAAAGATTTTTCCGCCGCTGTTCATCAGTATGATCCGTGCCGGGGAAGAATCGGGTGATCTGGAGGGCACGCTTGAGCGGCTGGCGTTATATTTTGAGAAACGTCACGTCACCTCTGAGAAAATCAAATCAGCCCTGACTTATCCGGTTACGGTTGCTATAATGGCGGTCGCCGCTGTGGTGTACTTGCTGTGGGCGATCGTGCCGCAGTTTGTGACAATGTTCGAATCGATGGATGCCGAGCTTCCGGCGATAACCAAGCTGGTCCTGGCTCTTAGTAAGAGCATTCAGGGACAATGGTATTTCTGGCTCATTGCCATCATCCTGATTGTGGTTGGTTTTCAAATTGCAAAACGCACAGAGCAGGGTGCATACGCACTGGATTATGCCAAGCTCAAGATTCCTGTGTTCGGCAAGCTAAATCAAAAGGGCTCAATTGCCCAGTTCACACGTACCTTTGCATCCTTGTATGCCAGCTCGGTGCCTATTCTGCAGGCGTTGTCCATTTTGGAAGAGGTAGCTGGCAATAAGGTGATAGGCGGATATATTCGCAGTGCTGCCGATTCTCTCAGACAGGGAAAGCCGCTCTCGGAGCCGCTTAAGAAAGCATGGGTATTCCCGCCGCTGGTCACACAAATGATTGCAATTGGTGAGGAGACCGGAGCGCTTGATGAGATGCTCTCCAAGGTCGCTGACTTCTATGAGATGGATGTTGAAAACACAGTTGACCGTCTGAAGTCATTGCTAGAGCCATTGTTAATTGCATTTTTGGCTGGTGTAGTGGGTGTAATTGTAGCAGCGATTATGCTGCCGATGTTTAGCCTGTATGGCAACATGTGA
- the ftsE gene encoding cell division ATP-binding protein FtsE: MIEMQDVWKTYPNGTNALQGISVKIDRNEFVYVVGPSGAGKSTFMKLIYREETPTKGQISVGGFNIGKLKPRKIPYVRRNIGVVFQDFRLLPKLTAYENVAFAMEVIEAPKKIMKKRVNEVLDLVGLRSKANREPSQLSGGEQQRIAIARAIVNNPSVIIADEPTGNLDPETSWGIMQLLDEINFRGTTIVMATHNRDIVNKMRKRVLAIENGNIVRDQVRGEYGYEF, encoded by the coding sequence TTGATTGAAATGCAGGATGTATGGAAGACGTACCCCAACGGGACTAATGCTCTCCAGGGGATATCCGTCAAGATTGACCGCAATGAATTCGTGTATGTCGTCGGACCGTCCGGCGCAGGGAAATCAACTTTCATGAAATTAATTTATAGAGAAGAAACACCAACCAAGGGCCAGATTTCGGTAGGCGGGTTCAATATCGGCAAGCTCAAGCCGCGTAAAATTCCTTATGTAAGACGCAACATCGGCGTAGTGTTCCAGGATTTCCGGCTGCTGCCGAAGCTGACGGCGTATGAGAATGTCGCTTTTGCGATGGAGGTTATTGAGGCCCCTAAGAAAATTATGAAGAAGCGCGTCAATGAGGTGCTTGATCTGGTGGGACTGCGCAGCAAGGCGAACCGGGAGCCGTCCCAGCTCTCAGGCGGAGAGCAGCAGCGGATTGCGATTGCCCGGGCCATCGTCAACAATCCGTCGGTTATCATTGCAGATGAGCCTACCGGTAACCTGGATCCTGAGACCTCCTGGGGCATCATGCAGCTGCTGGACGAAATTAATTTCCGCGGCACTACGATTGTAATGGCTACCCATAACAGGGATATTGTCAATAAAATGCGCAAACGGGTACTGGCGATCGAGAACGGCAACATTGTCAGAGACCAGGTGAGAGGGGAATACGGTTATGAGTTTTAA
- a CDS encoding GspE/PulE family protein, giving the protein MAIMKKRLGDLLVENGIISQEQLEEALVEQRKSKRKLGDLLITQGYITEQQLIEVLEFQLGIPHVSLFKYQIDPAITQIIPESMAKRYQVLPFMKEGGKLMVAMADPLDYFAIEDLRMSTGFRIEPAISSRDELTRAIARHYGMRDSMSQMMVELPTQEEIEETEITDEDSPIVRLVNQMIQQAVSLRASDIHVDPGENNLSIRFRIDGTLRTERIIPKQMQGFITARLKIMAKLNIAERRLPQDGRIKMQFDYKMVDIRVSSLPTMHGEKIVLRLLDLSTGVKTVDSLGFSDWNAGAFQDMISKPYGIILITGPTGSGKSTTLYAALNQLNTESANIITIEDPVEYQLEGVNQVHVNPAIGLTFAAGLRSILRQDPNIVMVGEIRDTDTAEIAVRASLTGHLVLSTLHTNDAVSTILRLRDMGVEPYLIASSLLGVVAQRLVRKICPDCREEHAPTEQESIMLRRYGLPDRVIYRGHGCGSCNNTGFRGRVAIHEVLTINDHLRQMITDSASVEELRAAGRAQGMVHLMEDGFLKVSKGITTLQEVMRETVSH; this is encoded by the coding sequence ATGGCCATCATGAAGAAAAGGCTGGGAGACCTGCTCGTAGAAAACGGAATTATCTCCCAGGAACAGCTTGAAGAAGCGCTGGTTGAACAGCGTAAATCCAAGCGCAAGCTGGGCGATCTGCTGATTACCCAGGGCTATATTACCGAGCAGCAGCTTATTGAGGTTCTTGAATTCCAGCTGGGAATTCCCCACGTCAGCCTGTTCAAATATCAGATAGACCCGGCGATTACCCAGATCATTCCTGAGAGCATGGCTAAACGTTATCAGGTGCTTCCGTTCATGAAGGAGGGCGGCAAGCTGATGGTGGCGATGGCAGATCCGCTTGATTATTTTGCTATCGAGGATCTGCGCATGAGCACCGGCTTCCGCATTGAGCCTGCGATTTCCAGCCGGGACGAGCTGACCCGGGCGATTGCCCGCCACTATGGCATGCGGGATTCGATGAGCCAGATGATGGTGGAGCTTCCGACCCAGGAAGAGATCGAAGAAACCGAAATCACCGATGAGGATTCGCCGATTGTGCGGCTAGTGAACCAGATGATCCAGCAGGCAGTATCGCTCAGAGCATCGGATATCCATGTGGACCCGGGTGAAAATAACCTGTCCATCCGCTTCCGGATCGACGGAACACTGCGTACAGAGCGGATTATCCCGAAGCAGATGCAGGGCTTCATTACAGCAAGACTCAAAATCATGGCCAAGCTTAACATTGCCGAGCGGCGCCTGCCGCAGGACGGCCGAATCAAGATGCAGTTTGATTACAAAATGGTCGACATCCGCGTATCCTCGCTGCCGACGATGCACGGTGAGAAGATTGTACTCCGGCTGCTCGATCTGAGCACCGGGGTGAAGACGGTTGACAGTCTGGGATTCAGTGACTGGAATGCCGGAGCTTTTCAGGACATGATCAGCAAGCCTTACGGCATTATCCTGATTACCGGACCTACGGGCAGCGGTAAATCCACTACCCTATACGCGGCTCTTAATCAGCTGAATACCGAAAGCGCCAATATCATTACTATTGAAGATCCCGTGGAGTACCAGCTTGAAGGAGTTAATCAGGTACACGTGAATCCGGCGATCGGCTTAACCTTTGCAGCCGGACTTCGCTCGATTCTCCGTCAGGACCCGAACATTGTTATGGTAGGGGAAATCCGCGATACCGATACTGCTGAAATTGCCGTAAGGGCCTCGCTTACCGGGCATCTGGTATTGTCCACGCTGCATACGAATGATGCGGTCAGTACGATTTTGCGTTTGCGGGATATGGGCGTCGAGCCCTATCTGATCGCTTCTTCTCTACTTGGAGTAGTAGCACAGCGGCTCGTCCGCAAAATCTGCCCGGATTGCCGGGAAGAGCATGCACCAACCGAGCAGGAGTCGATCATGCTGCGCCGTTACGGTCTGCCTGACCGGGTGATCTACCGGGGGCACGGCTGCGGCAGCTGTAATAACACGGGCTTCAGGGGCCGGGTTGCGATCCATGAGGTGTTGACCATTAACGATCATCTGCGCCAGATGATTACCGATTCCGCATCCGTCGAAGAGCTTCGGGCGGCCGGCAGAGCCCAAGGTATGGTGCATTTGATGGAGGATGGATTCCTTAAAGTCTCCAAAGGAATAACCACCCTGCAGGAGGTTATGCGCGAGACGGTTTCGCATTAG
- a CDS encoding prepilin peptidase, with protein MTIVIAVYITLVGLILGSFYNVVALRVPAGESLVRPPSHCTSCGTRLTARDLLPVASYVLSRGRCRHCGAKVSPLYMLGEMATGLLFLWVYLQFGLSGQGITGFVLVSLAVIVTVADLKYMLIPNKVLLFFLPLLLLLVAIFPEGPLWSHLLGGAAGGFIILLLALLGGMGMGDVKLFVLLGWVVGFPNVILAFLIACALGSIVGGTLMLLGKVKRRQPIPFGPWLAAGSLIAFSYGSHLISGYLALIR; from the coding sequence ATGACCATTGTTATCGCGGTATACATCACGCTTGTCGGCCTGATCCTGGGCTCCTTCTATAATGTAGTGGCGCTGCGGGTGCCGGCGGGGGAGTCGCTGGTGCGGCCGCCGTCGCATTGCACCAGCTGCGGGACGCGGCTGACGGCGCGGGATTTGCTGCCGGTGGCGAGCTACGTATTGTCCCGGGGCAGGTGCCGGCACTGCGGGGCGAAGGTATCGCCGCTGTATATGCTGGGTGAAATGGCGACGGGGCTGTTATTTTTGTGGGTATACCTGCAGTTTGGTTTATCCGGCCAAGGCATTACCGGATTTGTCTTAGTTAGCCTCGCGGTAATCGTGACGGTGGCTGACCTGAAGTACATGCTGATCCCGAACAAGGTGCTGCTGTTTTTTCTGCCGCTACTACTGCTGCTAGTAGCCATTTTCCCGGAAGGGCCGCTGTGGTCCCATCTGCTGGGAGGCGCGGCAGGCGGCTTCATTATTCTGCTGCTGGCTCTGCTCGGGGGCATGGGTATGGGGGATGTGAAGCTGTTCGTGCTGCTGGGCTGGGTGGTCGGCTTTCCCAATGTCATTTTGGCTTTCCTGATCGCTTGCGCACTGGGGAGTATTGTCGGCGGGACGCTGATGCTGCTCGGCAAGGTGAAGCGCAGGCAACCCATCCCGTTTGGACCGTGGCTGGCTGCAGGCTCCCTGATTGCTTTCTCTTACGGTTCACATCTTATCAGCGGTTATCTCGCGCTCATCCGTTAG
- the pilM gene encoding pilus assembly protein PilM translates to MFGIGNKAAGVSIEQTGIRYISFKNNQGKQVHKKRFMPLLPGMIVENQVADREALLDRLRQWVKTKGLRGSAVSLSIPPSQMIIRKMTIPSTVEKQIDQLVKLEVETGLHLPFENPVYDYVVTGQEENESQLIIFAAPRKVVQDYVDVLEDAGLKIKSVEVSATALARSIVAGYGHAFNETMLIHLEQSLLDIYMFRGGNPVFMRTINLVDLAQPQSIPFNLSKELPSAAEAEAEAAASSASQHHLSAEQIVEITAEISRMLSFYQYSLHDGSTRITELLITGAPDMRSQLQQELQAALPELAIAPIAVDQFAAGVRPDNSLNDYRVAAGAALRDPKLRSINLLPREDRETIVFPYVAVTLAAVWVLGVIGTGILYTSVRGEYADQSTLIQAAQDQNANLQLELAGLNSSGAGSGSFDRSAIIEALSASRVNAAALLNELKSKLPYAAVIREISYSFRGDLLLTVNFTDMEHSGVYLTALRGMPFAREAVIEKLSEGSSGAVAGGLSNLINYSAVYRVSTAPEAADQQAAEAQATAEGGADNSGTN, encoded by the coding sequence ATGTTTGGAATAGGCAACAAAGCAGCCGGTGTCTCCATTGAGCAGACTGGCATCCGTTATATCAGCTTCAAGAACAATCAAGGCAAGCAGGTCCACAAAAAAAGATTCATGCCGCTGCTCCCGGGAATGATCGTTGAGAATCAGGTGGCAGACAGAGAGGCGCTGCTGGACCGTCTGCGGCAATGGGTAAAGACAAAAGGGCTGCGCGGCAGTGCAGTTAGCCTGTCGATTCCGCCTTCACAGATGATTATCCGTAAAATGACGATTCCCAGCACGGTAGAAAAGCAGATCGACCAGCTGGTAAAGCTTGAGGTTGAGACCGGCCTGCATCTTCCCTTCGAGAATCCGGTGTACGATTACGTGGTCACCGGGCAGGAGGAGAATGAGAGCCAGCTGATTATTTTTGCCGCGCCGCGCAAGGTCGTTCAGGACTACGTAGATGTACTGGAAGATGCCGGCCTGAAAATCAAAAGCGTTGAGGTTTCGGCAACAGCTCTGGCCCGCAGCATCGTAGCAGGCTATGGACATGCCTTTAACGAGACGATGCTGATTCATCTGGAGCAATCGCTGCTCGATATTTATATGTTCCGGGGCGGTAATCCGGTGTTTATGCGGACGATTAATCTGGTGGACCTGGCACAGCCTCAGTCGATCCCCTTTAATTTAAGCAAAGAGCTGCCTTCGGCAGCAGAGGCGGAGGCAGAAGCTGCTGCATCTTCTGCCTCTCAGCATCACTTGTCTGCTGAGCAGATCGTGGAGATTACAGCAGAAATATCACGCATGCTGAGCTTTTACCAGTACAGCCTGCACGACGGCTCCACACGGATTACGGAGCTGCTGATTACAGGCGCACCAGATATGCGCAGCCAATTACAGCAGGAGCTGCAGGCTGCGCTGCCGGAGCTGGCAATCGCTCCGATTGCCGTTGACCAGTTCGCGGCCGGCGTACGGCCGGACAACAGCCTCAATGATTACCGGGTAGCTGCCGGAGCCGCGCTGCGTGATCCTAAGCTGCGCAGTATTAATCTGCTGCCGCGTGAGGACCGTGAGACCATTGTATTCCCTTATGTTGCAGTGACGCTTGCCGCCGTCTGGGTGCTTGGCGTAATCGGGACCGGTATTTTATATACTTCAGTGCGCGGGGAGTACGCCGATCAGAGCACCCTGATTCAGGCAGCTCAGGATCAGAATGCTAACCTGCAGCTTGAACTGGCCGGCCTGAACAGCAGCGGAGCCGGAAGCGGCAGCTTTGACCGGTCGGCAATTATTGAAGCCTTGTCAGCCAGCCGGGTAAATGCTGCTGCCTTGCTGAATGAATTGAAGTCGAAGCTGCCGTATGCTGCTGTAATCCGTGAGATCAGCTATTCCTTCCGCGGGGATCTGCTGCTGACTGTGAATTTCACAGATATGGAGCACAGCGGAGTGTATCTGACTGCACTGCGGGGAATGCCGTTTGCGCGTGAAGCGGTCATTGAGAAATTATCCGAAGGCTCCTCCGGAGCAGTGGCCGGCGGCCTCTCTAATCTTATCAATTATTCGGCGGTATACCGTGTAAGTACTGCACCTGAGGCTGCGGATCAGCAAGCGGCAGAGGCACAGGCTACTGCGGAAGGAGGAGCGGACAACAGTGGAACAAATTAA
- a CDS encoding type IV pilus twitching motility protein PilT, translated as MPAFSWDIIQLLYMAFASKASDLHISVGSPPVMRIDGKLQPLEGERVSSEEAAYMADMLLGSERSIEFRNRGEFDFSYPLDDEVRYRVNVYRQRGEVSIAARSIPAQIPSMEQLSLPGVLSSLAMKPQGLILVTGPTGSGKSSTLAAMLNYINRTASKHIVTLEDPIEFLHSHGTCLIDQREVGSDTGSFASGLRAVLRQDPDVILVGEMRDLETISAAVTAAETGHLVMATLHTTDAPQTIDRIIDTFPGHQQGQIRSQLASVLLAVLSQRLFPRAGGKGRLCSTELLINTPAVANLIRTEKTHQIKNVMQTGRALGMHTLEMNIREQLQLGLIQPEAARGYLTEVSS; from the coding sequence GTGCCAGCCTTTTCATGGGATATTATTCAATTGCTATATATGGCCTTTGCTTCCAAGGCCTCGGACTTGCATATTTCAGTAGGCTCTCCTCCAGTTATGCGGATTGACGGAAAGCTGCAGCCGCTGGAAGGGGAAAGAGTAAGCTCGGAAGAAGCTGCCTACATGGCCGATATGTTGCTGGGCAGCGAGAGAAGCATAGAGTTTCGCAATAGAGGGGAATTCGATTTCTCTTATCCGCTGGACGACGAAGTAAGGTACCGCGTGAATGTGTACCGGCAGCGTGGTGAGGTCAGTATTGCGGCACGGTCCATACCGGCTCAGATTCCGAGTATGGAGCAGCTTTCACTTCCAGGAGTACTGTCCAGCCTGGCAATGAAGCCTCAAGGACTGATTCTGGTAACAGGACCTACTGGCAGCGGGAAATCATCGACGCTTGCTGCGATGCTGAATTATATTAACCGGACGGCCAGCAAGCATATTGTTACGCTGGAAGATCCGATAGAATTTCTGCACAGCCACGGAACCTGTCTGATAGATCAGCGTGAGGTGGGCAGTGATACCGGAAGCTTTGCCAGTGGTCTAAGAGCGGTCCTCCGCCAGGACCCGGATGTCATTTTGGTTGGGGAAATGCGCGATCTGGAGACCATTTCCGCCGCTGTTACTGCTGCTGAAACTGGACATTTGGTCATGGCTACGCTGCATACAACCGATGCACCGCAGACGATTGACCGGATCATCGACACGTTTCCGGGGCATCAGCAGGGGCAGATCCGTTCGCAGCTGGCCTCAGTGCTTTTGGCGGTTCTTTCGCAGCGGCTGTTTCCCCGTGCTGGCGGAAAAGGCCGGTTGTGCTCTACCGAGCTGCTGATTAACACACCGGCAGTGGCTAACCTGATTCGGACCGAGAAGACCCATCAGATCAAAAATGTAATGCAGACCGGCCGGGCGCTCGGCATGCACACCCTGGAGATGAATATACGCGAGCAATTGCAGCTGGGGCTGATTCAGCCTGAGGCAGCCAGAGGTTACCTCACGGAGGTGAGCAGCTGA
- a CDS encoding type II secretion system protein, whose protein sequence is MLAQAIRKKLGKAGKEEKGFTLIELLAVIVILGIIAVIAVPLIGNVIQNSREDGDIATARQIYDAARLYIVGEENGNFEGAGTVDIIAEIQADGYLDTPLSLPSSKAVITAGTVTFDADGNLSGMSITPAPQGSTPVASSTAGTYTPAQILSVDIDK, encoded by the coding sequence ATGTTGGCACAGGCGATTCGTAAAAAGCTGGGCAAGGCGGGTAAAGAGGAAAAAGGGTTCACACTGATTGAGTTATTGGCGGTTATTGTTATTTTGGGGATTATTGCGGTGATTGCAGTACCGTTGATAGGGAATGTTATTCAAAATTCTCGAGAAGATGGTGATATTGCCACAGCACGTCAGATTTATGATGCAGCGAGATTATATATTGTAGGTGAAGAAAACGGGAATTTTGAGGGTGCTGGAACCGTAGATATTATTGCAGAAATCCAAGCAGATGGTTATTTGGATACACCACTTAGTTTACCAAGTTCAAAAGCTGTCATTACTGCAGGTACTGTTACATTCGATGCCGACGGCAATCTATCTGGCATGTCTATTACTCCGGCTCCACAGGGGTCTACACCTGTTGCAAGTAGTACTGCTGGAACTTACACACCTGCTCAAATACTTAGCGTCGATATTGATAAATAA
- a CDS encoding DL-endopeptidase inhibitor IseA family protein, whose amino-acid sequence MKKKWLIGSLALSLGLVSAGSGALAASPATGNAGVRTVAASLPGKEGPATINNLTERSIIPLLVHAKKLYTYASGAGNTFGAEKFTYNGLEYRYLSSDLGTKQQLMNYIKRGFTHNAAAFYTQTQFLEMKGRMAQVNADVGNHLQFDKAIAKMVSKTATTAVFELSVPQESGQGDNAGVVVKLKKVNGYWRIDMSPDTLF is encoded by the coding sequence ATGAAAAAGAAATGGTTGATCGGTTCGCTGGCACTTTCGCTCGGTCTGGTATCGGCGGGAAGCGGGGCACTGGCGGCTTCGCCGGCAACAGGGAATGCGGGAGTAAGGACAGTAGCGGCATCTTTGCCGGGCAAAGAGGGTCCCGCTACCATTAACAACCTGACAGAGCGAAGCATCATTCCGCTGCTGGTCCATGCCAAGAAGCTGTATACCTATGCCAGCGGTGCAGGCAATACCTTCGGGGCTGAGAAGTTTACCTACAACGGACTCGAGTACCGCTATCTTTCCAGTGACCTCGGAACCAAGCAGCAGCTGATGAATTATATAAAAAGAGGCTTTACGCATAACGCCGCAGCTTTTTATACACAGACGCAATTTCTTGAAATGAAGGGGCGCATGGCCCAGGTTAACGCAGATGTAGGCAATCATCTTCAGTTCGATAAAGCTATCGCCAAGATGGTTTCCAAAACAGCAACTACAGCAGTATTTGAGCTTAGCGTGCCTCAGGAGAGCGGGCAGGGGGATAATGCCGGGGTTGTAGTCAAGCTGAAAAAGGTGAACGGTTACTGGAGAATTGACATGTCACCGGATACCTTGTTCTAA